One genomic window of Kosmotoga olearia TBF 19.5.1 includes the following:
- the acpS gene encoding holo-ACP synthase: protein MMFSVGTDIVAISRISEELAERILSEEEKKIYNSFKSVKRKKEFVAGRFAAKEAFIKAYGEKNLDFKKIEFLKDENGKPIPGKKLKKLLNDIELQVSISHEKEYAIAVVIVLRRDEK, encoded by the coding sequence ATGATGTTCAGCGTTGGGACAGATATAGTAGCCATCTCGAGAATTTCCGAAGAATTGGCGGAAAGAATTCTGAGTGAAGAAGAAAAAAAGATCTACAACAGCTTCAAAAGCGTAAAACGAAAAAAGGAATTTGTGGCTGGAAGATTCGCTGCCAAAGAAGCCTTTATAAAAGCTTATGGTGAAAAAAATTTAGATTTCAAAAAAATAGAATTTCTAAAAGATGAAAACGGGAAACCTATCCCCGGAAAGAAACTCAAAAAACTACTTAATGATATTGAATTACAGGTCAGCATATCCCATGAAAAAGAGTATGCCATTGCGGTTGTAATTGTACTGAGGAGGGATGAAAAATGA